The Deefgea tanakiae DNA segment TTGCTGCTTAGCCAGCGCAGCTGCTCTTTGCAGTGCTGAATGAACCGTAGCACGAGCAGCAGATGGTGCTGGCTGCCAGTCGGTCACTGGTTTACGGACATTGCCGTGGCAAATTACAATTTGAAACCAACCTTCCATCTCAGTTGAACGAGTGGATGGACGAGCTTCTACATCAAAATCAAACATACGATTAGTCATACTGGACTCCAAACTACATGGCTTAGCCGACCACAATTAAAAAGGTCGCATAGCCTAACTCCGCCCAAAAGCCGGACGGTAAAGCACCAAATAGAAGAGCACCACGTTCAGGATGAACTTTGCAGAAAAGCTGAGGAGGCTTGCTGGGGAGAACTACTAAAACACAGGGCAATCATCACATTGAGTGGATTGCATTTATGTGCTCAATCAAATCAGTGGAGCGAATTTACAACATAAAAAAACCAAAGTCAACACATATTGTCAATATAAAAATACGGTGTGATTATTAATCCGCTGATTTGTCATCGAAAATAATCGGCGCTGCGCCTGAGCACAGCACCGATTGACTCAAGAATCAGTACTCAACACCGCGCGGTAAATCTTTAGCTTCCGCAATCCATTTTTCAACTTGCGACAAACTGGGCGTGCTACCCGCTAGTTTTTTAGCTTCATTAGAGGCGGCAAGTGCTTCTTGCAAATTTTGTGCATTGCGGCGTGCTAATTCAGCAACGGTATCTACGCCAGCGGCTTCGAGCAATTCCGCAAACTGACCCGCTACACCATGAATTCGGAATAAATCAGCATGGTTCACCCATTTCAAGATGAGCTTGCCGGTGATGCCGGTTTGTTCAGCCAATGCGTCACGACCTTTTGGCGTATTGCCTGCTGTCAGCAAGGCTTCCACCGTAATAATGCCGGCTTCTTTGAGTTTTGCAGCGTAGTTTTCACCAATGCCTTCAATATCGATAATTGCGGTCATATTACTGATTCTCCAATTGAGTTTGAGTGTCTTGTACGATTTCAGTGAGCGGCTTGACCACCCACTTCAAGCTATCATCTTCTGGATGCTTACCAATTGTAAAGCCTAAATGTTTCATAAATGTCAGCATCGTCTTATTACTGGTCAACACTTCGCCCTCAATGACCGACAAACCCATATCCCGCGCGGCGACAAATAGCGCCCCCATCAAACGTCCACCCAAGCCTAAACCTTGCCATTGATCACTAATAACAACGGCAAACTCACAGCTATCGCGGTCGGGATTAACGTTAAAACGCGCCACCCCGATGATTTCGGTGCCAGCACTGGTTTCCACCGTGGCAACAATCGCCATTTCACGGGTGTAATCCAATTGCGTAAAGCGCGCCAACATCGCTTGCGGCAAGGATTTCAGCGTACTCATAAAGCGGTTGTAGCGGCTTTCATCCGACAACTTACTCACAAACAAGGCGACCAAATCGGCATCTTCTGGCCGAATCGGGCGCAGCACCATGGGCAAGCCATTTTTCAATTGCGTAATTTGTGCCAGATGCGCTGGATACGGGTGAATCGCCATATGACTATAGCGACGGGCATTTTCAGGGATAGGCGCAACCACAATACGTGCATCGACCGCCACCACGCCGTGCTCATCCGCCACCAATGGATTGATATCCAGTTGCTGAATCTGCGGGAACTCACAAACCATTTCAGACACCCGCAGCAGTACTGATTTCACCGCCTCCATATCCACGCCAGGCAGATTCCGGAACGGCGCGAGCATTTTTTTGACGCGAGTACGGCGAATTAAGTTTTCTGCAAGGTATTCATTGAGCGGCGGCAAGGATACTGCAATATCGTTAAATACCTCGACCGTAACACCGCCATGACCAAAAGTAATCACCGGGCCAAAAGAATGATCGCGGCCTACGCCAATCATCAGCTCACGGCCGGATTTTTTACCGTGCATGGGCTGTATCACCAAACCGCGTACATTTTCGGCGCCAAGTTGTTCTTTGGCCCGCGCCAGCATTTTGCTCGATTCGGTGGCGACCTGAACCAAACTGGTTAAATTAAGAACTACGCCATCAATATCGGTTTTATGCACAATACCTTTGGCATCGATCTTCAGTGCCACTGGCAAGCCTAAACCCATCGCTGCAGAAACCGCATCATCGGCACTTTGGGCGCGAATGGTTAAGGTCACTGGAATATTAAACGCACGTAGAATCGCTTTTGATTCGACCTCATCGAGCACTTCTCGACCACCAGCCAGCACCGAATCAATAATCATGTGTGCGGTTTCAAGATCAGGCGCGTCCATTTCACCCAAGGGGCTCGGCGTTTGCACCAGCAATTGTTGATTGTATTGCCAGCTGGCGAGCGAATAAAACACCTCAACGGCACTTTCTGGCGCGTTAAAAAATGCTGTTTGTGCTTTAGCGAGTAATTTTCGGCTGGCATCAATCTTTTTGCCGCCGACCCAAGCGAGCAATAATGGCTTATCCGATGTTTTTCGCAGCGCAATCATCGCCTCGGCTGTGGCCATATCATCGGTGCCCACTTGCGGCGTAAATACCACCAACACACCATCAACATTGGGGTCTTTTAAGACCAACTCAGTCGCGAGTTTAAATCGCTCGGCGTTGGCATCGCCCAACACATCGACTGGATTTTGCAGACTACTTTGTACCGGCAAGATCGTTTTTAATTGCGCAATCGTTTCTGGCGTCAATTTGGGCAAATCAATGTGTAAATCACGAGCTCTATCGACTGCCATCAAACCAGCACCAATGCCGTTGGTCAAAATGGCGAGGCGACGACCTTTGGTGCGATACGTTCCGTCCAGCACGCGCACAGCCGTAAACAATTGATTAATCGAGCGTAAACGCAATACACCAGCACGTTTGAGAGCCACATCAAACACATCGTCATGTTTAATCAGCCGCTCAGAGTGGGTACGACCGAGTTTAACTTCATCGTCATAGCGGCCCACTTTCAAGGCCAATACGGCTTTAGAACGTGATGCGGCACGCAGCGCCGACATAAAGAGCCCCGCATCTTTTAAATCTTCGATATAAAGCAAAATAGCTTTAGTTTTCGGGTCGGCAACCAAGTAATCCAGCACATCGCCTACATCAATATCAGCAGCCGAACCAAGGGACACCACCGACGAAAATCCGACGTCATGTAATTCGGCCCAATCCAAAATCGCTGTGGTTACCGAGGATGATTGCGATACCACCGCCAAACTGCCGCTTTTAATTTTCCCTTGAAAATTAGCGGCGACCAATTTGCTCGGCGCACGGCAATAGCCAAATACCGTTGGGCCCATCACACGGATATTGAATGACTTGGCGAGCAGTAATATTTTTTCGAGTAGTTTTTGCCCTGCTTTGTCGTGGCCGACAAAATCACAGGACATAATCATGATATGGCGAATGCCGTGTTGACCACAGGCTTCGACCAATTTGAGCAAAGTTTTGCTGGGCGTCGTTAAAATCGCCAGATCAATGGGAGTGCTAATCTTGTTCACGGTTTTAACCGCTGGCAAACCAAACACGGTTTTGTGCCGTAAATTCACCGCATGTAGCGCCCCCGCAAACCCACCGTCAATCAAACTTCTCATCACCGAACAGCCCACCGAACCAACCGTTTCTGATGCACCAATCACTGCAATCGAGCGTGGGTCAAATAATGGGGCAAGGTAATGGGGTTTCATGATGTCTAGCCTTTATCGTGGACACTAAATTGTACAGCGTGTTTCATTATGGCAGACAGATATTGCACCGCAATATTTGTGCTTTCCCTACATATTCATGCCGCCGAACTATCAAGTGGCACAAGGGAAAGATATAATCCTCGGGTTTATTCCCCTACTCAGGATTGTGCATCATGGACATCAGCAAGATCCCAGCAGGTAAAAACCTGCCAGACGACTTTAACGTTATCATCGAAATCCCAGCGAACGCACCACCAGTGAAATACGAATTCGACAAAGAATCGGGCGCGATCATCGTTGACCGTTTCGTTGGCACGTCAATGTCGTACCCAATGAACTACGGTTTTGTGCCACACACCTTGTCACTTGATGGTGATCCTGTTGATGTATTGGTTCACACGCCATTCCCACTCGCTCCTGGCATGGTCATCAAATGCCGCGCGATTGGTGTATTGGGCATGGAAGATGAATCTGGCTTTGACGCGAAAATCATCGCATTGCCAGTTGAAAAAGTTTGCGCAATGTATGCACACATCCAAACTTTAGCTGACTTGCCAGAATTGCTGTTGGCGCAAGTGAAACACTATTTCGAGCACTATAAAGATCTCGAAAAAGGTAAATGGGTTAAGGTTCAAGATTGGGGCGATAAAGCCGCTGCAGAAGCTGAGATCATGACTAGCTTTGAGCGCGCTAAAAACGCTTAATTGATTCTTGCTAGACATAAAAAAGCCGATCTTAGTGATCGGCTTTTTTATTAAGTATTGCTTTCTAATCAATACTTAATAATGCGTACAAGCAAATACCTATGCTTTTGAGTATTTCACAAACGCATACTCGATGCCATTGGCTGATACATTC contains these protein-coding regions:
- the ppa gene encoding inorganic diphosphatase; the encoded protein is MDISKIPAGKNLPDDFNVIIEIPANAPPVKYEFDKESGAIIVDRFVGTSMSYPMNYGFVPHTLSLDGDPVDVLVHTPFPLAPGMVIKCRAIGVLGMEDESGFDAKIIALPVEKVCAMYAHIQTLADLPELLLAQVKHYFEHYKDLEKGKWVKVQDWGDKAAAEAEIMTSFERAKNA
- a CDS encoding DUF4332 domain-containing protein codes for the protein MTAIIDIEGIGENYAAKLKEAGIITVEALLTAGNTPKGRDALAEQTGITGKLILKWVNHADLFRIHGVAGQFAELLEAAGVDTVAELARRNAQNLQEALAASNEAKKLAGSTPSLSQVEKWIAEAKDLPRGVEY
- a CDS encoding bifunctional acetate--CoA ligase family protein/GNAT family N-acetyltransferase, whose translation is MKPHYLAPLFDPRSIAVIGASETVGSVGCSVMRSLIDGGFAGALHAVNLRHKTVFGLPAVKTVNKISTPIDLAILTTPSKTLLKLVEACGQHGIRHIMIMSCDFVGHDKAGQKLLEKILLLAKSFNIRVMGPTVFGYCRAPSKLVAANFQGKIKSGSLAVVSQSSSVTTAILDWAELHDVGFSSVVSLGSAADIDVGDVLDYLVADPKTKAILLYIEDLKDAGLFMSALRAASRSKAVLALKVGRYDDEVKLGRTHSERLIKHDDVFDVALKRAGVLRLRSINQLFTAVRVLDGTYRTKGRRLAILTNGIGAGLMAVDRARDLHIDLPKLTPETIAQLKTILPVQSSLQNPVDVLGDANAERFKLATELVLKDPNVDGVLVVFTPQVGTDDMATAEAMIALRKTSDKPLLLAWVGGKKIDASRKLLAKAQTAFFNAPESAVEVFYSLASWQYNQQLLVQTPSPLGEMDAPDLETAHMIIDSVLAGGREVLDEVESKAILRAFNIPVTLTIRAQSADDAVSAAMGLGLPVALKIDAKGIVHKTDIDGVVLNLTSLVQVATESSKMLARAKEQLGAENVRGLVIQPMHGKKSGRELMIGVGRDHSFGPVITFGHGGVTVEVFNDIAVSLPPLNEYLAENLIRRTRVKKMLAPFRNLPGVDMEAVKSVLLRVSEMVCEFPQIQQLDINPLVADEHGVVAVDARIVVAPIPENARRYSHMAIHPYPAHLAQITQLKNGLPMVLRPIRPEDADLVALFVSKLSDESRYNRFMSTLKSLPQAMLARFTQLDYTREMAIVATVETSAGTEIIGVARFNVNPDRDSCEFAVVISDQWQGLGLGGRLMGALFVAARDMGLSVIEGEVLTSNKTMLTFMKHLGFTIGKHPEDDSLKWVVKPLTEIVQDTQTQLENQ